Proteins from a single region of Chryseobacterium sp. T16E-39:
- a CDS encoding sensor histidine kinase — protein sequence MQQKKIKISQAVIWVSSIVLGVLSSVPQLASHDFNVMEAVVNAAITSAFAVVMWYLNIFLLNRNTKRRQGISYSRLLVILALGMLVMFVLAWVQQLILSHINFGPVMLMVEVRGILINLIFYMFLNLVQHNYTGQQVHLELEKVKSDNLGAQYELLKQQVNPHFLFNSLNTLKSMVETHDEETVDFIIKLSDFYRFTLESRKLDLITVEEEMKILNSYLFLQKARFGDGFTFTDTLNPETLKTLIPPFTLQLLVENCIKHNVVSQSKPLHIKIYEANHKIIVENPIQRKMIPEDSLGVGLNNVNMRYKHLLEQEIDISDNNQIFQIKLPFIHEYHHH from the coding sequence ATGCAACAAAAAAAAATAAAAATATCGCAGGCTGTCATCTGGGTAAGCTCTATTGTATTAGGCGTATTATCCTCAGTACCCCAGCTTGCCTCCCATGATTTTAACGTCATGGAAGCTGTCGTTAATGCAGCGATTACTTCAGCCTTTGCAGTCGTCATGTGGTATCTCAATATCTTTTTACTGAACCGTAACACCAAAAGGCGTCAGGGAATTTCATATTCCAGACTTTTAGTCATACTTGCTTTGGGTATGCTGGTGATGTTTGTACTGGCCTGGGTTCAACAGCTCATTTTATCCCATATCAATTTTGGACCTGTCATGCTGATGGTGGAAGTAAGAGGAATTCTGATCAACCTGATCTTTTATATGTTTTTAAATTTGGTTCAACATAATTATACTGGTCAGCAGGTTCATTTAGAGTTGGAAAAGGTCAAAAGTGATAACCTCGGAGCTCAATATGAATTACTGAAACAGCAGGTAAATCCTCATTTTCTTTTTAACAGTTTAAATACTCTTAAGTCCATGGTGGAAACACATGATGAAGAAACTGTTGATTTTATTATCAAGCTTTCCGATTTTTATCGATTCACCTTGGAAAGTAGAAAACTTGACCTCATCACTGTAGAAGAAGAAATGAAAATACTCAATTCGTATTTATTTTTGCAGAAAGCGCGTTTTGGTGATGGTTTTACTTTTACCGATACCCTGAACCCGGAAACTTTAAAAACATTAATTCCTCCTTTTACGTTACAATTATTGGTAGAAAACTGTATAAAACATAATGTGGTATCACAGAGTAAACCTTTACATATTAAAATCTATGAGGCTAACCATAAGATCATTGTAGAAAATCCTATTCAGCGCAAAATGATTCCTGAAGATTCTTTAGGAGTGGGCCTCAATAATGTCAATATGCGTTACAAACATCTACTGGAACAGGAAATTGACATCTCCGACAACAATCAAATTTTCCAAATAAAACTACCCTTTATCCATGAATATCATCATCATTGA
- a CDS encoding LytR/AlgR family response regulator transcription factor — translation MNIIIIEDEFRAAKSLQNLIKELKPESIITGVYDSIEASVEALNKDNKPDLIFMDIHLSDGLSFEIFKQVEITCPVVFCTAFDQYMLDAFKSKGVDYVLKPFSREDIGEALRKVDELKKFFQKTEIPELEALLQKIAQPQAATKSSFLVFKNQKYTTVLTENIAYFYIHNEMTHLVTFDKQQFSLTQSLGQVAELVDPKQFFRVNRQYIVNFSAIKEMEHYFQRKIYVKLVIDTPEKLLINKEKTHSFFSWLEER, via the coding sequence ATGAATATCATCATCATTGAAGACGAATTCAGAGCAGCAAAATCATTGCAGAATTTAATTAAAGAACTAAAACCTGAATCTATTATAACCGGAGTTTATGACAGTATAGAAGCCAGTGTAGAAGCCTTAAACAAAGATAATAAACCCGATCTTATCTTTATGGATATCCATTTGTCTGACGGTTTATCTTTTGAAATTTTCAAGCAGGTCGAAATTACCTGTCCGGTAGTTTTCTGTACGGCATTTGACCAATATATGCTGGATGCTTTTAAAAGTAAGGGGGTAGATTATGTTTTGAAACCTTTTTCACGTGAAGACATTGGTGAGGCCTTAAGAAAGGTAGATGAGCTCAAAAAGTTTTTCCAGAAAACGGAAATTCCGGAATTAGAAGCCCTCTTACAAAAAATAGCCCAACCTCAGGCCGCTACAAAAAGCAGCTTCCTTGTTTTTAAAAATCAAAAATACACGACAGTCCTCACGGAAAATATTGCGTATTTCTACATTCACAATGAAATGACCCACCTTGTTACTTTTGATAAACAACAGTTTTCACTCACCCAGTCATTAGGACAGGTAGCAGAACTTGTAGATCCTAAACAGTTTTTCAGAGTCAACAGGCAGTATATAGTCAATTTCTCCGCTATTAAAGAAATGGAGCATTATTTCCAGCGTAAAATATATGTAAAACTAGTGATTGACACTCCGGAAAAGCTTTTAATTAATAAAGAAAAAACTCATAGTTTCTTCTCCTGGCTGGAAGAACGTTAG
- a CDS encoding DUF1223 domain-containing protein: MISKKLLIVTAFVALLFTVSAFVQKDKTDESLTTIPTGTNNGFAVLELFTSEGCSSCPPADALMGQIKESSKDQPVYILAYHVDYWNRLGWRDRFSTPENSERQQQYSRTLGSQVYTPQLVVNGKQQFVGSDKEAVENSVISSLSHEAKSTVDLKAQSNSKQITVNYKVTGNDTQNKLLITLVQKKASTNVAKGENEGRHLQHWQIVHKQVQVSLKNSLEGSTSFSIPENFTTTDWEIIGFIQNVKTGQITGASKAIFN; this comes from the coding sequence ATGATATCTAAAAAACTTCTTATAGTAACAGCATTTGTAGCATTACTATTTACAGTTTCTGCCTTTGTGCAGAAAGACAAAACCGACGAAAGTCTTACCACGATACCAACCGGTACAAACAATGGCTTTGCAGTTCTCGAACTCTTTACCTCTGAAGGATGCTCCAGCTGCCCGCCAGCAGATGCTTTGATGGGGCAAATTAAAGAAAGCAGTAAAGATCAGCCTGTCTACATCCTTGCTTATCATGTTGACTATTGGAACCGTCTTGGTTGGAGAGACCGCTTTAGCACTCCCGAAAACTCAGAACGTCAGCAACAGTATAGCAGAACACTCGGATCTCAGGTTTATACACCACAACTTGTGGTAAACGGAAAACAACAGTTTGTAGGATCAGACAAAGAAGCTGTAGAAAACTCTGTTATCAGCTCTTTAAGCCATGAAGCTAAAAGTACAGTGGATCTGAAAGCACAGTCTAATTCTAAACAAATTACCGTCAACTATAAGGTTACAGGAAATGATACTCAAAATAAACTTTTAATCACACTGGTACAGAAAAAAGCTTCTACCAACGTAGCTAAAGGAGAAAATGAAGGCCGCCATTTACAACATTGGCAAATCGTTCACAAGCAGGTTCAGGTCTCTTTAAAAAACAGTCTGGAAGGCAGTACAAGCTTTTCAATCCCTGAAAACTTTACTACTACTGATTGGGAAATTATAGGATTTATTCAGAATGTAAAAACCGGACAGATCACCGGAGCATCAAAAGCAATATTCAATTAA
- a CDS encoding DoxX family protein — protein MKTKTTKIIYWSGVIFMSLWFGASGFFELTKNPVVWDITQQLGYPPHFIYILGVFKLAGVLVLLLPNKLLRLKEWVFAGMFFDITFAFFSKVAVLGLPSTIDAVVAFTVLSVTYFMFRKRYTPELIFDEESF, from the coding sequence ATGAAAACAAAAACAACAAAAATCATCTATTGGTCAGGCGTTATCTTTATGTCATTATGGTTCGGAGCAAGCGGCTTCTTTGAATTGACAAAAAATCCTGTAGTGTGGGACATCACCCAACAGTTAGGCTACCCACCGCACTTTATCTATATACTGGGTGTCTTTAAACTTGCGGGAGTTCTTGTGCTTTTACTTCCAAATAAACTCTTACGATTGAAAGAATGGGTGTTTGCAGGCATGTTTTTCGATATTACTTTTGCCTTCTTCTCCAAGGTCGCAGTTCTCGGACTTCCATCAACAATTGATGCGGTTGTAGCATTTACAGTACTTTCCGTTACCTATTTTATGTTCAGAAAAAGATACACTCCAGAGCTGATCTTTGATGAAGAATCATTTTAA
- a CDS encoding MBL fold metallo-hydrolase, producing the protein MNRRELLKNGILAGTLTMIPFSGLLANERTVFSTTTEDDLSGVKKIKLGDLDLYILSDGFIHEENLDSFAPRGDTSELKTILKDNFRAENSIDMGMNVLLVKTKDRLILMDSGMGIFADSRTGFLLKSLKRAGFSASDITDVFLSHAHPDHIGGVVDKQNQLVFPNAQLFISKVEHDFWMKATIKDFSNSALKNQPEFLNQVIPGIQNILKVIKPKLKFYDLDKSLYGNFNFQLAPGHTPGLTLVTISSGNEKLLYIADLMHSDVILFPHPDWGYFGDTDLDIAIASRKKILKQLAETRTRAFAYHLPWPGLGFTKEKADAFEWIPEAFMN; encoded by the coding sequence ATGAATAGAAGAGAACTTTTAAAAAATGGAATTTTAGCCGGAACTTTAACGATGATCCCTTTTTCCGGCTTGTTGGCAAATGAAAGAACGGTGTTCAGCACAACTACAGAGGATGATCTTTCTGGTGTTAAAAAAATAAAACTGGGTGATCTGGATCTGTATATTCTTAGTGATGGATTTATTCATGAAGAAAACCTTGACTCTTTTGCTCCGAGGGGAGACACATCAGAATTAAAAACGATTCTTAAAGATAATTTCCGTGCCGAAAACTCGATCGATATGGGCATGAATGTTTTACTCGTTAAAACAAAAGACAGGTTGATTTTAATGGATAGTGGAATGGGCATTTTTGCAGATTCCAGAACTGGATTTTTACTGAAGAGCTTGAAAAGAGCAGGCTTCTCAGCTTCCGATATTACGGATGTATTCCTTTCCCATGCCCATCCGGATCATATCGGAGGCGTAGTAGATAAGCAGAATCAGCTTGTTTTTCCGAATGCTCAGTTATTTATCTCAAAAGTTGAACATGATTTTTGGATGAAAGCAACGATTAAGGATTTCAGCAACAGTGCATTAAAGAATCAACCGGAATTTCTTAACCAGGTTATTCCTGGAATTCAGAATATTTTGAAAGTGATAAAGCCAAAATTGAAATTCTATGACCTGGATAAAAGCTTATATGGGAATTTTAATTTCCAGCTTGCACCCGGACATACACCAGGGCTTACACTGGTTACAATTTCATCGGGAAATGAGAAGCTTCTGTATATTGCAGACCTGATGCATTCTGATGTGATCTTATTTCCTCATCCTGATTGGGGATATTTCGGAGATACTGATCTGGATATTGCAATTGCTTCCCGAAAAAAAATACTTAAGCAATTGGCTGAAACAAGAACTCGGGCTTTTGCATACCATCTCCCATGGCCGGGTTTGGGATTTACAAAAGAGAAAGCAGATGCATTTGAATGGATCCCGGAAGCTTTTATGAATTAA
- a CDS encoding MFS transporter, producing MKALKEKNQFIATILAFAVIPMSGLATDIYLPSMPSMATELHLPESSIQLTLSIFLISYGVTQFFAGSVVDSFGRYPVSVFSLALFVVTFLITATTENIMVIYAMRVLHGMLSGFAVVSKRAFFVDVYEGERRKHYLSIMTIVWSVGPIVAPFIGGYLQKSFGWQSNFYVLAGYSLLLLIFELLFSGETLKRRNPFRISFLIKEYNSMFKAKDFFYGMLMCGLSYAMVIFFNLCGAFIIEHKMGYSEVVAGYVSLILGLAWMTGGFLGKALINKAFLPKIRYANFIQLILIILMFIFSYYVSNLYSLVVFAFAIHVTAGFIFNNYFSYCIGRFPDSAGIAGGLTGGVAFIITSAISYGIASLIKPQFQLQVAEGYFVLGILGLFILNMIKIRKAHI from the coding sequence ATGAAGGCTCTTAAAGAAAAGAATCAATTTATAGCTACCATTTTAGCTTTTGCAGTAATTCCGATGTCAGGCCTGGCAACGGATATTTATTTACCCTCAATGCCAAGTATGGCTACTGAGCTTCATTTGCCTGAAAGTAGTATACAGCTAACCCTGTCTATATTTTTAATAAGCTATGGAGTCACACAGTTTTTTGCCGGAAGTGTTGTAGACTCATTTGGGCGGTACCCGGTATCTGTTTTTTCTTTGGCGTTGTTCGTCGTTACTTTTCTGATTACCGCAACCACAGAAAATATTATGGTTATCTATGCGATGCGTGTTCTCCATGGGATGCTGTCCGGTTTTGCGGTAGTTTCAAAACGTGCCTTTTTTGTGGATGTCTATGAAGGGGAGAGAAGGAAGCACTATTTAAGTATTATGACGATTGTATGGTCGGTAGGTCCTATTGTGGCACCATTTATTGGTGGTTATCTGCAAAAGAGTTTTGGATGGCAGTCCAATTTCTATGTTTTAGCTGGCTACAGTTTACTCCTTCTCATTTTTGAGCTGCTATTTTCGGGAGAAACTTTAAAGAGAAGAAATCCGTTTCGTATCAGTTTCCTGATCAAAGAATACAATTCTATGTTTAAAGCCAAAGACTTTTTCTATGGAATGCTGATGTGTGGGCTGAGTTATGCAATGGTGATATTTTTCAACCTCTGTGGGGCATTCATTATCGAACACAAAATGGGCTATTCAGAAGTCGTTGCAGGATATGTCTCGCTTATCCTTGGATTAGCATGGATGACAGGTGGCTTTTTAGGAAAAGCTTTGATCAACAAAGCATTCCTGCCTAAAATTCGCTATGCTAATTTTATCCAGCTCATTCTGATTATTTTGATGTTCATTTTTTCTTACTACGTAAGTAACCTTTACAGTTTGGTTGTTTTTGCCTTCGCGATTCATGTAACAGCAGGATTTATTTTCAATAATTATTTCTCTTATTGTATCGGAAGATTTCCTGATTCTGCCGGAATTGCCGGCGGGTTAACAGGAGGTGTTGCATTCATTATCACTTCAGCGATAAGCTATGGTATTGCAAGCCTGATAAAACCTCAGTTCCAACTACAGGTGGCGGAAGGTTATTTTGTATTGGGAATTCTGGGTTTGTTTATCTTAAATATGATCAAAATAAGAAAAGCACATATATAA
- a CDS encoding aldo/keto reductase produces MKFRKLGNTGEQLSAIGLGCMGMSFAYGPADEQESINTLHKALDLGVNFWDTADMYANGENEKLISKVLVPNRDKIFIATKFGFRFKDGKASHSGAPGTYFDGSPEWIKQAVDLSLQRLKIDTIDLYYAHRVDPNIPVEETVGAMADLVKAGKVKYIGLSEASAESIKKANKIHPITALQSEYSILTKDVEKEILPTIRELGISLVPYSPLARGLFANINEVQNFGDDDFRKSLPRYQEESLENNRKLVQEFNELASSKGIKGTQLALAWVLNQGDDIIPIPGTKRIKYLEENIAAINVELSQSDLDAVDAILKKYPNVGERYSEGSMKLVNN; encoded by the coding sequence ATGAAATTTAGAAAATTAGGAAACACAGGAGAGCAGTTATCTGCTATTGGTTTAGGATGTATGGGAATGAGCTTTGCCTACGGACCCGCTGATGAGCAGGAAAGCATCAATACACTACACAAAGCTTTGGACCTGGGGGTTAATTTCTGGGACACTGCCGATATGTATGCCAATGGTGAAAATGAGAAACTGATTTCCAAAGTACTGGTTCCGAACCGTGATAAAATCTTTATCGCTACAAAATTCGGATTCAGGTTTAAGGATGGTAAAGCGAGCCACAGTGGTGCTCCCGGAACATATTTTGACGGTTCTCCGGAATGGATAAAGCAGGCTGTAGATCTGAGTCTTCAACGCTTGAAAATTGATACAATAGATTTGTATTATGCACATAGAGTTGACCCGAACATTCCTGTTGAAGAGACTGTAGGAGCAATGGCCGATCTTGTAAAAGCGGGGAAGGTAAAATATATAGGGTTATCAGAAGCTTCCGCAGAATCTATTAAAAAAGCAAATAAAATCCATCCTATTACTGCTTTACAATCGGAATACTCTATTCTGACAAAAGATGTTGAAAAAGAGATCTTACCTACGATAAGAGAATTAGGCATCTCTTTAGTTCCATATTCTCCATTAGCCAGAGGACTTTTTGCCAACATCAATGAAGTTCAGAATTTTGGAGATGATGATTTCAGAAAATCATTACCACGTTATCAGGAGGAAAGCCTTGAAAACAACCGAAAGCTGGTTCAGGAATTTAATGAACTTGCAAGTTCTAAGGGAATTAAAGGAACACAGTTGGCATTAGCCTGGGTACTTAATCAGGGTGATGATATAATTCCTATTCCCGGAACAAAACGGATTAAGTATCTCGAAGAAAATATCGCAGCCATTAATGTCGAGCTTTCCCAATCTGATCTCGATGCAGTAGATGCTATCTTGAAGAAATATCCTAATGTGGGAGAAAGATATAGTGAAGGATCAATGAAACTGGTCAATAATTAA
- a CDS encoding helix-turn-helix domain-containing protein: MESSESLQEFYRRTQVRVFPSCHSDSGLGHFNVFSRDNCALVTPYSRRDFYKVSLIVGKGKLHYADKWIRVDKPALLFSNPVVPYSWEADDDDQKGWFCLFTDQFLQNGTRLGNLQDSPLFRIGGTPVFFVNDEQQKTVSGIFEKMMAEIESDYIHKYDMLRNYLHLLIHETMKMHPAENFEHYQNASQRVASLFMELLERQFPIDSPDAYLKLRSPNDYAESLSIHVNSLNRSVKEVTGKTTSQQITSRIIQEANALLKHTDWNISEIAYGLGFEEPAYFTNYFKKQTGNTPNALRSDLV, from the coding sequence ATGGAATCATCAGAATCATTACAAGAATTTTATCGTCGTACTCAGGTTAGAGTCTTTCCTTCCTGCCATTCCGATTCAGGTTTGGGGCACTTTAATGTGTTTTCCCGGGATAACTGTGCATTGGTTACTCCATACAGCAGAAGAGATTTTTATAAAGTATCACTAATTGTTGGAAAAGGAAAGCTTCATTATGCTGATAAATGGATCCGCGTAGATAAACCAGCCCTATTATTTTCCAATCCTGTCGTACCTTATTCATGGGAAGCCGATGATGATGATCAGAAAGGATGGTTCTGTTTGTTTACGGATCAGTTTTTGCAAAATGGCACCCGCTTAGGAAATCTCCAGGATTCACCCCTATTCAGGATAGGAGGAACACCGGTATTCTTTGTTAATGACGAGCAGCAAAAAACAGTTTCCGGCATCTTTGAGAAGATGATGGCAGAAATTGAATCTGATTATATCCACAAATATGATATGCTCAGAAATTATCTTCATCTTTTAATTCATGAAACGATGAAGATGCATCCTGCTGAGAATTTTGAACATTATCAGAATGCTTCTCAAAGAGTGGCTTCATTATTCATGGAGCTTTTAGAGAGACAGTTTCCCATAGACAGCCCGGATGCCTATCTGAAGCTAAGATCGCCTAATGATTATGCTGAAAGCCTTTCTATTCATGTTAACTCCCTTAACAGATCTGTAAAAGAGGTTACAGGGAAAACCACCAGTCAGCAGATTACTTCGAGAATTATTCAGGAGGCTAATGCCTTATTAAAACACACCGATTGGAATATTTCTGAAATAGCTTACGGGCTTGGATTTGAAGAACCGGCGTATTTTACCAATTATTTTAAAAAACAAACCGGAAATACGCCCAACGCTTTAAGAAGTGATCTTGTTTGA
- a CDS encoding GNAT family N-acetyltransferase, with amino-acid sequence MENIKFEISPYQDELQILIDEKKAGYMSMAIDGRQLIVYYTKLNEELEGHGYAKMLLDELVRYAEEKDLLIDPECDFVRQQFENHPKRYKDIWHA; translated from the coding sequence ATGGAAAATATAAAATTTGAAATATCTCCATATCAAGATGAATTGCAGATATTAATCGATGAAAAGAAAGCCGGATACATGTCCATGGCAATTGATGGCAGACAATTAATTGTATACTACACAAAACTCAACGAAGAACTTGAAGGGCATGGATATGCTAAAATGCTTTTAGACGAACTGGTACGGTATGCAGAGGAAAAAGATTTACTGATAGACCCTGAATGCGATTTTGTAAGACAGCAATTTGAAAATCATCCGAAAAGATACAAAGACATCTGGCACGCCTAA
- a CDS encoding MBL fold metallo-hydrolase yields the protein MMYLLIAVVILLVLAYYLIMSQDVFGSDPAGKRLERMKQSKHYRDGQFQNISHTPSLAEGHSMSEVLYNFFLAKKDPLLKPLKRIPSIHTSLKDIPKDQDVFIWLGHSSYFIQTDGVSFLIDPVLSTYGSPFKFFNKAFTGSDIFKPEDVPNLDYLIITHDHFDHLDYPTVKNIKDRVGTVILPLGVGAHFEKWGYREDQLIEEEWGGIADLKNNIKITFTPARHFSGRKIKRNGTLWTSYVLETPTKKLFLGGDSGYDTHFKMIGEKYGPFDYAIMENGQYNEAWKYIHALPQEVIQASIEVNAQNIIPVHSSKFALALHPWNEPLKKISSLGKEKKLHILTPMIGEIVDLNQSDTQFKTWWED from the coding sequence ATGATGTATTTACTTATTGCAGTTGTTATTCTGTTGGTGTTGGCGTATTATTTAATAATGAGTCAGGATGTTTTTGGTTCTGATCCTGCAGGGAAAAGATTGGAGCGAATGAAACAGTCAAAACATTATAGGGATGGGCAGTTTCAGAATATTAGTCACACTCCGTCACTTGCCGAAGGACATAGCATGTCTGAAGTTCTCTATAATTTTTTTCTGGCTAAAAAAGATCCCCTTTTAAAGCCATTAAAGAGGATTCCTTCCATACATACCAGTTTAAAAGATATTCCAAAAGATCAGGATGTTTTTATCTGGTTGGGGCATTCTTCCTATTTTATACAGACGGATGGAGTTTCTTTTTTAATAGACCCTGTTCTAAGTACTTACGGATCTCCGTTCAAATTTTTCAATAAAGCATTTACGGGTTCTGATATTTTCAAACCTGAAGATGTTCCCAATCTTGATTATCTTATTATTACTCATGATCATTTTGACCATTTAGACTATCCTACGGTTAAAAATATAAAAGATAGGGTAGGAACTGTTATTTTACCTCTGGGAGTGGGTGCACATTTTGAAAAATGGGGCTACAGGGAAGATCAGCTTATTGAAGAAGAATGGGGTGGTATTGCTGATTTAAAAAATAATATTAAAATAACCTTTACTCCGGCAAGGCATTTTTCAGGAAGAAAAATAAAAAGAAACGGAACATTATGGACCTCGTATGTTCTGGAAACGCCTACGAAAAAGCTCTTCCTAGGTGGTGACAGTGGTTATGATACTCATTTTAAAATGATTGGTGAAAAGTATGGTCCTTTTGATTATGCTATTATGGAGAACGGGCAATATAATGAAGCCTGGAAATATATTCATGCACTTCCTCAGGAGGTTATACAGGCAAGTATAGAAGTTAATGCCCAAAACATAATTCCTGTTCATTCCTCAAAATTTGCTCTGGCTCTTCATCCCTGGAATGAGCCGCTTAAAAAAATATCAAGTTTGGGTAAAGAGAAAAAATTACATATTCTTACTCCTATGATTGGCGAAATAGTTGATTTGAATCAATCGGATACTCAATTCAAGACGTGGTGGGAGGATTAG
- a CDS encoding S41 family peptidase, with protein MKISLILFGFFFLWSCSSVANSEQQDAALIEPDQLKKDVDYAYSKLKEMHPQLYRYTTRKDLDYRIDSLKQTINKPLTPIEFYFKLQPVITTIREGHLSLMIPFEKLKKEYGGRKLFNYFKYAIKDNHLYIIENKDSIYNIKPGTEIVSIDDVPVISYINRYKNLISSDGRNKTFIPYYLKDMIFIFFCMENGFLDHVRIETLYNNEKKSYTLERQKQSDQEREKLKGLTASKSSRSQCSGTRNFQFLDDDNSIAYINIKRFSDNHSDKFYRDTFERIKEAKSSYLILDIRDNYGGSLQEINTLYSYLVSEPFTLIKPSRLNSGFTPLKTNYFKKSSPLEYALKGITYPTYFFLKTFHTYKGTDGKFYYKIKADNVTKPSKNAFQGKIFVLVNGGSYSASSIISSKLKFDKKALLVGEETGGANDGTVAGFYSYQVLPNSKLTLPIGLLLVNPNITLTNSQRGVIPDVAIPETLQDIINKNDVQLNWVKSEIEKEKKKP; from the coding sequence TTGAAAATTTCATTAATTCTATTTGGATTCTTTTTTTTATGGTCCTGCTCTTCGGTCGCCAATAGCGAACAGCAGGATGCGGCGCTTATAGAACCTGATCAACTTAAAAAAGATGTGGATTATGCCTACAGTAAATTAAAAGAGATGCATCCTCAGCTTTACAGGTACACCACAAGAAAAGATCTGGATTATAGAATCGACAGCCTTAAACAGACCATTAACAAACCTCTTACCCCCATTGAGTTTTATTTCAAATTACAACCAGTAATTACAACGATTCGGGAAGGGCATCTCTCACTGATGATCCCTTTTGAGAAACTAAAAAAGGAGTATGGCGGAAGAAAATTATTCAACTATTTTAAATATGCGATAAAGGATAACCATTTATATATTATAGAAAATAAAGATTCTATTTATAATATAAAACCGGGTACCGAAATAGTAAGCATTGATGATGTCCCTGTTATTTCCTATATCAACAGATACAAAAACCTGATCAGCAGTGACGGCCGGAATAAAACTTTTATCCCTTACTATCTTAAAGACATGATTTTCATCTTTTTTTGTATGGAAAATGGCTTCCTGGATCATGTGAGAATTGAAACATTATATAATAATGAAAAGAAAAGTTATACGCTTGAGAGACAAAAGCAGAGCGATCAGGAAAGAGAAAAGCTTAAAGGCCTGACCGCCTCAAAAAGCAGTCGTTCTCAATGTTCAGGCACCCGTAATTTTCAGTTTTTAGATGATGATAATTCCATTGCTTATATCAATATAAAAAGATTTTCAGACAACCATTCAGATAAATTTTACCGGGATACTTTTGAAAGAATTAAAGAAGCAAAATCATCTTATCTTATACTGGATATAAGGGATAACTATGGAGGTTCCCTGCAGGAAATCAATACTCTTTATTCGTATCTTGTGTCCGAGCCTTTTACCTTGATAAAACCCTCAAGACTTAATTCAGGCTTTACTCCATTAAAGACCAATTATTTTAAAAAAAGCAGCCCTCTGGAATATGCATTGAAAGGGATTACTTATCCTACTTATTTTTTCCTTAAAACCTTCCATACATACAAAGGAACTGATGGTAAATTCTATTATAAAATAAAAGCAGATAATGTAACCAAGCCCAGTAAAAATGCTTTTCAGGGGAAAATTTTTGTACTGGTAAATGGAGGAAGTTATTCAGCATCTTCTATTATCAGTTCTAAATTAAAGTTTGATAAAAAGGCGCTGTTAGTAGGTGAAGAAACCGGAGGAGCAAATGATGGAACTGTAGCAGGTTTTTATTCTTATCAGGTGTTGCCAAATTCCAAACTCACTTTACCGATTGGATTGTTATTGGTAAACCCAAATATTACACTCACCAACTCGCAAAGAGGAGTAATTCCTGATGTAGCCATCCCTGAAACTTTACAAGATATCATTAATAAAAATGATGTTCAATTAAATTGGGTGAAGAGCGAGATTGAAAAAGAGAAAAAAAAGCCATAA
- a CDS encoding YdcF family protein has product MKKILFFLKAIFYVFILWFVIHSLYIIADGLYDTKQKSDLAVILGNKVNEDGTLSKRLEKRLETGIELYKNHRIKKILVSGGFGKEGYFEGDKMKDFLISNGIPDSLIIVDNHGDNTRATVENTLQLKKQLDFNSVIVISQYFHVTRTKKLFKDSGFTNVTSASPRYFEVRDLYSIIREFPAYYTQ; this is encoded by the coding sequence ATGAAAAAAATTCTATTTTTTTTAAAAGCCATTTTCTATGTTTTCATCCTATGGTTTGTGATACATTCATTGTACATTATTGCAGATGGCTTATACGATACTAAACAAAAATCTGATCTAGCTGTTATTCTGGGAAATAAAGTTAATGAAGATGGTACATTATCCAAAAGACTGGAAAAGCGATTAGAAACAGGAATTGAGCTTTATAAGAACCATAGAATCAAAAAAATTCTAGTAAGTGGGGGCTTTGGAAAAGAAGGTTATTTTGAAGGAGACAAAATGAAAGATTTTTTAATTTCGAATGGAATTCCCGACTCTCTGATAATTGTCGATAATCATGGTGATAATACAAGAGCAACTGTTGAAAATACTTTACAATTGAAAAAGCAATTGGATTTCAATAGCGTGATTGTTATTTCACAATACTTTCATGTTACAAGAACAAAAAAACTTTTTAAAGATAGCGGTTTCACGAATGTGACAAGTGCAAGCCCCCGGTATTTTGAAGTAAGAGATTTATATTCGATTATCAGGGAATTTCCAGCTTATTACACCCAGTAA